A stretch of the Fusobacterium varium genome encodes the following:
- a CDS encoding D-alanyl-D-alanine carboxypeptidase: MKKKVCLWIALLGIFLSSCAKLPVSSGELSSQPNIVKEFVGAEIVEHGDLSFHVVDLKTGKVIADHREKNALVPASVMKIVTSGAALEVMGRDKTLETKLIYEGKIDKNGVLKGNLYIQGGGDPTLGSDGIAVAPETFLADWIKEMKKAGINFVNGDIIVLDDLFGYEGIPGKWLWEDMGTDYAPGTYGISIFDNLYTLYLSSGVPGTTPKITGTKPQMKDLIFDNHAVVSPDGKRDIYVRGVPFENKRGFYGIVPENRAEITIKSDIPDPGFFLGQYFADYMKKNGIKFDGKVTTARLTAKRPKNGVVLAVTKSVPVPEIIRVLLTRSDNHYAEHLFQLLEKIEGINVVEFWKEKGMDVDSLTMKDGSGLSRGDTLSAKLLTDILVYMDGKKEFKFEELLPIAGQDGTVAKFLKETPLSGNARVKSGSMSGIQSYAGYLEKNGKRYAFAIIVNHWNGDRADLRNEMEKLLNGLF, from the coding sequence ATGAAAAAGAAGGTTTGTTTATGGATTGCACTTTTAGGTATTTTTCTAAGCAGCTGTGCGAAGTTGCCAGTATCATCTGGGGAATTATCTAGTCAACCAAATATTGTAAAGGAATTTGTTGGGGCTGAAATTGTAGAACATGGAGATTTAAGCTTTCATGTTGTTGATTTGAAAACTGGGAAAGTAATAGCTGATCATAGGGAAAAAAATGCATTAGTTCCTGCTTCAGTTATGAAAATAGTAACTTCAGGAGCAGCTCTTGAGGTTATGGGAAGAGATAAAACTTTAGAAACAAAACTTATATATGAGGGAAAAATTGATAAAAATGGAGTTTTGAAAGGAAATTTATATATTCAGGGTGGAGGAGATCCTACTCTTGGGTCTGATGGAATAGCAGTAGCTCCAGAAACTTTTTTAGCAGATTGGATAAAAGAAATGAAAAAAGCTGGAATAAATTTTGTGAATGGAGATATTATAGTTTTGGATGATCTTTTTGGATATGAAGGAATACCAGGAAAATGGCTTTGGGAAGATATGGGGACTGATTATGCACCTGGAACTTATGGAATCAGTATTTTTGATAATCTATACACTTTATATTTAAGTTCAGGAGTACCTGGAACAACTCCTAAAATTACTGGAACTAAACCTCAAATGAAAGACTTAATTTTTGATAATCATGCTGTTGTTTCTCCAGATGGAAAAAGAGATATTTATGTAAGGGGTGTTCCTTTTGAAAATAAAAGAGGATTTTATGGAATAGTACCAGAAAATAGAGCAGAGATTACTATTAAAAGTGATATACCTGATCCTGGATTTTTTCTTGGACAATATTTTGCTGACTATATGAAAAAGAATGGAATTAAATTTGATGGAAAAGTGACTACTGCCAGACTAACAGCAAAAAGACCTAAAAATGGAGTGGTTCTTGCTGTAACTAAATCAGTTCCTGTTCCAGAAATTATAAGAGTATTACTTACTAGAAGTGATAATCACTATGCAGAGCATTTATTCCAGCTTTTGGAAAAAATAGAGGGAATAAATGTAGTAGAATTTTGGAAAGAAAAAGGAATGGATGTAGATTCTTTAACTATGAAAGATGGAAGTGGACTTTCACGTGGAGATACACTTTCAGCAAAATTATTGACTGATATTCTTGTTTATATGGATGGAAAGAAAGAATTTAAGTTTGAAGAATTACTGCCAATAGCAGGTCAAGATGGTACAGTGGCAAAATTTCTTAAAGAAACACCATTAAGTGGAAATGCGAGAGTTAAAAGTGGAAGTATGAGTGGAATTCAATCATATGCAGGATATTTAGAGAAGAATGGTAAGAGATATGCTTTTGCTATAATAGTAAATCACTGGAATGGAGATCGTGCAGATTTAAGAAATGAAATGGAAAAATTATTGAATGGTTTATTTTAA
- the recA gene encoding DNA recombination protein RecA, translated as MAKAKNTEKNREVSEKEKALELAMKQIKKDFGEGSIMKLGDNQEMNVEVISTGSINLDAALGLGGVPRGRIVEIYGAESSGKTTIALHIAAEAQKAGGIVAFIDAEHALDPVYAKALGVDVDELLISQPDYGEQALEIADMLVRSGAVDLIVVDSVAALVPKVEIDGEMGDQQMGLQARLMSKALRKLTATLNKSKTTMVFINQIRDKIGGFGFGPQTTTTGGKALKFYSSVRMEVKRIGSVKQGDEVIGNETVVKVTKNKIAPPFKEAAFQIMYGKGISRVGEILDMAIEKDIVAKSGAWFSFGDIRLGQGKENVKVRLETESELLAKIEEEVKKAVKPDKKEDKEAEKPEAKEGVLSFEEV; from the coding sequence ATGGCAAAAGCAAAGAACACAGAAAAGAATCGTGAAGTCAGCGAAAAAGAAAAAGCATTAGAACTGGCAATGAAACAGATAAAAAAAGATTTTGGTGAAGGCTCTATAATGAAACTTGGAGATAATCAAGAAATGAATGTAGAGGTCATCTCAACTGGAAGTATAAATCTTGATGCAGCATTAGGTTTAGGAGGAGTACCGAGAGGAAGAATCGTTGAAATATATGGGGCTGAAAGTTCAGGGAAAACAACAATAGCTCTTCATATAGCTGCAGAGGCACAAAAAGCAGGAGGAATAGTGGCATTTATAGATGCTGAACATGCTTTAGATCCTGTATATGCAAAAGCTCTAGGAGTAGATGTGGATGAACTGCTGATATCTCAGCCAGATTATGGGGAGCAGGCTTTAGAAATAGCAGATATGCTTGTGAGATCAGGAGCTGTTGATCTTATAGTAGTGGATTCTGTAGCTGCTCTTGTACCAAAAGTGGAAATTGATGGAGAAATGGGAGATCAGCAGATGGGACTTCAGGCAAGACTTATGTCAAAAGCTCTAAGAAAACTTACTGCAACATTGAATAAATCAAAAACTACAATGGTATTTATTAATCAGATCAGAGATAAAATTGGTGGATTTGGATTTGGACCTCAAACTACAACTACTGGAGGAAAGGCTTTAAAATTTTATTCATCAGTGAGAATGGAAGTAAAAAGAATTGGTTCAGTAAAACAAGGTGATGAAGTAATAGGAAATGAAACAGTAGTAAAAGTTACTAAAAATAAAATAGCTCCTCCATTTAAAGAAGCAGCGTTTCAAATAATGTATGGAAAAGGAATATCAAGAGTAGGAGAAATACTTGATATGGCTATAGAGAAAGATATAGTTGCAAAATCAGGAGCTTGGTTTAGTTTTGGAGATATAAGATTAGGACAGGGTAAAGAGAATGTAAAAGTAAGACTTGAAACTGAGTCTGAACTTTTAGCTAAGATAGAAGAAGAGGTAAAAAAAGCTGTAAAACCAGATAAAAAAGAAGATAAAGAAGCTGAGAAACCTGAGGCCAAAGAGGGAGTATTAAGTTTTGAAGAAGTTTAG
- a CDS encoding putative outer membrane protein: MNTKKAMSSFLLALMITGCTSSPFLDETGSVNSKTKGTAGGAAAGALIGQLIGKDTKGTLIGAGVGALAGLGWGAYRDRQEQELRERLKNTEVQVSQNGDNLNLNLPGGVTFATDSSNIVSSFYGPLNSIATVLVQYPETRIIVNGYTDNVGSASYNVTLSEKRAASVRNYLIQQGVSAKRISYVGYGMENPRATNSTAAGRAENRRVELEILPMN, encoded by the coding sequence ATGAATACAAAAAAAGCTATGTCTAGTTTTTTACTAGCTTTAATGATCACTGGATGTACATCTTCACCTTTCCTAGATGAAACTGGTTCTGTAAATAGTAAAACTAAAGGAACTGCTGGTGGTGCAGCAGCAGGAGCTTTAATAGGACAGCTTATAGGTAAAGATACAAAGGGAACTCTTATAGGTGCTGGAGTAGGTGCCCTTGCTGGATTAGGATGGGGAGCTTATAGAGATCGTCAAGAACAAGAACTTAGAGAACGTTTAAAAAATACTGAAGTACAAGTTAGTCAAAATGGAGATAATTTAAATTTAAATCTTCCAGGAGGAGTTACTTTTGCTACTGACAGCTCTAATATTGTTTCAAGTTTCTATGGACCATTAAACTCTATAGCAACTGTACTTGTTCAATATCCAGAAACTAGAATCATAGTTAATGGTTATACTGATAATGTTGGAAGTGCAAGTTACAATGTCACTTTATCAGAAAAAAGAGCTGCAAGTGTTAGAAATTATCTTATTCAACAAGGGGTTTCTGCTAAAAGAATATCTTATGTAGGATATGGAATGGAAAATCCTAGAGCTACTAATAGTACTGCTGCAGGAAGAGCTGAAAACAGAAGAGTAGAGCTTGAAATTCTTCCTATGAATTAA
- the truA gene encoding tRNA pseudouridine synthase A: protein MKNIKIRYRFDGSMFYGFQRQPGRRTVQGEIEKLLEVVLREKVNMISAGRTDRGVHALEQVSNFFTNSSIPIEKLKYALSKGLPLDIEIFEAKEVDMEFNSRFMAKSRAYKYIISWIKNPFESRYVTLVHEKMDKDKFLKILKPLVGINDFNNFRLSDCGSKTSIREIYSITAEENENKLIIDIKGNSFLKSQIRIMIGTALNVYLGNCDKNYLIDMLANPNENFIKKVADPYGLYLSEVNY from the coding sequence ATGAAAAATATAAAAATTAGATATAGATTTGATGGGAGTATGTTCTATGGATTTCAAAGGCAGCCTGGAAGAAGAACTGTACAAGGAGAAATAGAAAAACTTTTGGAAGTAGTTTTAAGAGAAAAAGTGAATATGATATCTGCTGGAAGGACAGACAGAGGAGTTCATGCATTGGAACAAGTGTCTAATTTTTTTACAAATTCTTCTATACCAATAGAAAAACTTAAGTATGCTCTCAGTAAAGGACTACCTTTAGACATAGAGATATTTGAAGCAAAAGAAGTAGATATGGAGTTTAATTCTAGATTTATGGCAAAAAGCAGAGCATATAAATATATAATAAGTTGGATAAAAAACCCTTTTGAGAGCAGATATGTAACATTAGTTCATGAAAAAATGGATAAAGATAAATTTTTAAAAATATTAAAACCTTTGGTAGGAATAAATGATTTTAATAACTTCAGGCTTAGCGATTGTGGAAGCAAAACATCAATACGAGAAATATATAGCATAACAGCAGAAGAAAATGAAAATAAGTTGATTATAGATATAAAGGGGAATTCCTTTTTGAAATCTCAAATAAGAATAATGATAGGAACAGCATTAAATGTATATCTTGGAAACTGTGATAAAAATTATTTGATAGATATGTTGGCAAATCCCAATGAGAATTTTATAAAAAAGGTTGCAGACCCTTATGGACTTTATCTTTCAGAAGTTAATTATTGA
- a CDS encoding putative ADP-heptose:LPS heptosyltransferase — MDIKRIIVSRTDKIGDLILSIPSFFMIKKMYPNAELVVLVRKYNYEIVKNLPYIDRIMKIDEYSQSELIEKIAYFKADVFIALYNDSFVAKLARASKAKIKIGPISKLSSIFTYNKGVWQKRSKSIKNEGKYNLDLVRKLDKELYQKVYELNTKLYYEEKHRNAAELFFKMNDIRGQALVINPFIGGSAKNIRDEEYASLIMNFKRRNPEVAVIITCHISEEERGEKLVKNALEKGVYLYANGGELLNIAAIIDRADVYFGASTGPTHIAGSLKKRIIAIYPAKKTQSPTRWGILGNDKVFYLIPDQNNPLEDYNNPYFDKYDKNMELELILALERALKLEEGGKN, encoded by the coding sequence ATGGATATAAAAAGAATAATTGTTTCCAGAACTGATAAAATAGGAGATTTGATATTGTCTATTCCTAGCTTTTTTATGATAAAAAAAATGTATCCCAATGCAGAATTGGTGGTTTTAGTAAGAAAATACAATTATGAGATTGTAAAGAATCTTCCCTATATAGATAGAATTATGAAAATAGATGAATATTCTCAAAGTGAGCTTATAGAAAAAATAGCATATTTTAAGGCAGATGTATTTATTGCTTTATACAATGATTCTTTTGTAGCAAAGCTGGCAAGAGCAAGTAAGGCTAAAATAAAAATAGGACCTATTTCTAAACTTTCATCTATCTTTACTTATAATAAAGGTGTATGGCAAAAAAGATCAAAATCTATAAAAAATGAGGGAAAGTATAACTTAGATCTTGTAAGAAAGCTGGATAAGGAACTTTATCAAAAAGTATATGAATTGAATACTAAGTTATATTATGAAGAAAAGCATCGAAATGCAGCAGAGCTTTTCTTCAAAATGAACGATATAAGAGGACAGGCTTTGGTAATAAATCCGTTTATTGGAGGGTCTGCTAAGAATATAAGAGATGAAGAATATGCTAGTCTTATTATGAATTTTAAAAGAAGAAATCCTGAGGTAGCTGTAATAATTACATGTCATATTTCTGAAGAAGAAAGAGGAGAAAAACTTGTAAAAAATGCTTTAGAAAAAGGAGTATATTTGTATGCTAATGGAGGAGAACTTTTAAATATAGCAGCAATAATAGATAGAGCAGATGTGTATTTTGGTGCTTCAACAGGTCCTACTCATATAGCTGGATCATTGAAAAAAAGAATAATTGCTATTTATCCAGCTAAGAAAACTCAGAGTCCGACAAGATGGGGAATATTAGGAAATGATAAAGTATTTTATTTGATACCAGATCAAAATAACCCTTTAGAAGATTATAATAATCCATACTTTGACAAATATGATAAAAATATGGAGCTTGAGCTTATATTAGCTTTGGAAAGAGCTTTAAAGCTTGAAGAAGGTGGTAAAAATTAG
- a CDS encoding putative ADP-heptose:LPS heptosyltransferase, giving the protein MVKIRILIIHTAFIGDIVLSTPLVKKLKEVYPSSDITYVTTPAGASILRNNPNISEIVEYDKRGKHKGLKGIYQLGKRLKYENFNLVITPHRYIRSSILSWMTGSPVRKGYRNAAASFLFTEKIPYDRNKHEVEKLLSFVSGKEEKRYEIELYPNKQDIKKVDEMLEKYQGKKLILLAPGSKWFTKKWPLEYFNEVIGQVMNREDIVTGIIGGAEELTLNIVTGGNVVDFRGKTTLLELAELIKRSELVVTNDSSPIHIASAWKNVKILAIFGPTVKRLGFFPWSENSKVFETENLTCRPCSLHGGDKCPQRHFKCMLEIKPKMILDEIMKTIERV; this is encoded by the coding sequence GTGGTAAAAATTAGAATATTAATAATACACACAGCTTTTATAGGAGATATAGTTCTTTCTACACCATTGGTAAAAAAGCTGAAAGAAGTGTATCCCAGCAGTGATATAACTTATGTTACAACACCAGCAGGTGCTTCTATATTGAGGAACAATCCTAATATAAGTGAAATAGTTGAATATGATAAAAGAGGAAAACATAAAGGATTGAAAGGAATATACCAACTTGGAAAAAGATTAAAGTATGAAAATTTTAATTTGGTGATAACCCCTCATAGATATATCAGAAGTTCTATTCTATCATGGATGACAGGGTCTCCTGTAAGAAAAGGATATAGAAATGCAGCTGCTTCTTTTCTTTTTACTGAGAAAATACCTTATGATAGAAATAAACATGAAGTAGAAAAATTACTTTCTTTTGTTTCTGGAAAAGAAGAAAAAAGATATGAAATAGAGTTATATCCAAATAAGCAGGATATAAAAAAAGTTGATGAAATGTTAGAAAAATATCAAGGTAAAAAACTTATTCTTTTAGCTCCAGGAAGTAAATGGTTTACTAAAAAATGGCCTCTTGAATATTTTAATGAAGTAATTGGGCAGGTAATGAACAGAGAGGATATTGTAACAGGGATAATAGGCGGAGCTGAGGAATTGACTTTAAATATTGTTACTGGTGGAAATGTAGTCGATTTTAGAGGAAAAACTACTCTTTTGGAACTTGCAGAACTTATAAAAAGATCAGAATTAGTTGTAACAAATGATTCATCTCCTATACATATAGCTTCAGCATGGAAAAATGTAAAAATTCTTGCAATATTTGGACCTACAGTAAAAAGGCTGGGATTTTTTCCATGGTCTGAAAATAGTAAGGTATTTGAAACAGAAAATCTTACTTGCAGACCATGTTCACTTCATGGAGGGGATAAATGTCCTCAAAGACATTTTAAATGTATGCTGGAGATCAAACCTAAAATGATACTGGATGAAATAATGAAAACTATAGAGAGAGTTTGA
- a CDS encoding putative UDP-glucose LOS-beta-1,4 glucosyltransferase, translating into MKLSAAIMTFNEERNLERTLKALADICDEIVIVDSGSTDGTKEVAEKYRAKFIHQPWLGYGKQRNAAIENCNGKWILAVDADEELSPELKQRVIEIVNGKTDKKVYEINRLSVCFGKQIKHGGWGTSYAVRLFLKTAGRFNDNTVHESFVTKEEIFKIKEDIYHHSYLTLEDYFSKFNRYTTEGALEYYKKGKKASIGQIIFNPIYKFIRMYFIRLGFLDGIEGFLLASTSSMYSMVKYFKLREIYKNGSYINKKN; encoded by the coding sequence ATGAAATTATCAGCAGCAATAATGACTTTCAATGAAGAAAGGAATTTAGAGAGAACTTTGAAGGCTTTAGCTGATATTTGTGATGAAATAGTTATAGTAGACAGTGGCTCTACTGATGGTACTAAAGAGGTTGCAGAAAAATATAGAGCTAAATTTATCCACCAGCCCTGGCTTGGGTACGGAAAACAAAGAAATGCTGCTATTGAGAATTGTAATGGAAAATGGATACTGGCAGTAGATGCAGATGAAGAACTTTCTCCTGAATTGAAACAGAGAGTAATTGAAATAGTAAATGGAAAAACAGATAAAAAGGTATATGAAATAAACAGATTGTCTGTATGTTTTGGAAAACAGATAAAACATGGAGGATGGGGAACATCTTACGCTGTAAGACTTTTTTTGAAAACAGCAGGAAGATTTAATGATAATACAGTGCATGAAAGCTTTGTAACAAAAGAAGAAATATTTAAAATAAAAGAAGATATATATCATCATAGTTATTTAACTTTAGAAGATTATTTTTCTAAATTTAATCGTTATACTACTGAAGGTGCCCTAGAATATTATAAAAAAGGAAAAAAAGCCAGTATAGGTCAGATAATTTTTAATCCAATATATAAATTTATAAGAATGTATTTTATAAGGCTTGGATTTTTAGATGGAATAGAGGGCTTTCTTCTTGCTAGTACAAGCTCTATGTACTCAATGGTGAAATACTTTAAACTTAGAGAGATATATAAAAATGGAAGTTACATAAATAAGAAAAACTGA
- the rexX gene encoding recombination regulator RecX — protein MKKFSLKGNKVYFDEIFCIDLNKTTITEFDLKNKEYLTNEEYEHLIRLRALSMGYFLLSKQDYSIKELKTKLLLKYREKHIIDEIIEEFREKNYLDDYEYGRSYVRNHNYGKKKMEFMLFQKGISQDIIREVIGENSENEMEEIKKLWIKLGDKEKEKKILSLMRKGFEYQDIKKAVSELE, from the coding sequence TTGAAGAAGTTTAGTCTAAAAGGAAATAAAGTATATTTTGATGAAATATTCTGTATTGATTTAAATAAAACCACTATAACAGAATTTGATTTGAAAAATAAAGAATATCTCACAAATGAAGAGTATGAACATCTTATTAGGTTAAGAGCTTTGAGTATGGGCTATTTTCTTTTATCAAAACAGGATTATTCAATCAAAGAATTAAAAACTAAGCTATTGCTGAAATATAGAGAAAAACATATAATAGATGAAATTATAGAAGAATTTAGAGAAAAAAATTATTTAGATGATTATGAATATGGAAGAAGTTATGTAAGAAACCATAATTATGGAAAGAAAAAAATGGAATTTATGCTTTTTCAAAAAGGAATTTCTCAAGATATTATAAGAGAAGTTATAGGGGAAAATTCTGAAAATGAAATGGAAGAAATAAAAAAATTATGGATTAAACTTGGGGATAAAGAAAAAGAAAAAAAGATACTTTCTTTGATGAGAAAGGGTTTTGAATATCAAGACATAAAAAAAGCAGTGTCAGAGCTGGAGTAA
- a CDS encoding rubredoxin → MKKYECKICGYIYDPVDGDPDNGVAPGTAFEDLPEDWVCPLCSAEKDEFEAI, encoded by the coding sequence ATGAAAAAATATGAATGTAAGATATGTGGATATATTTATGATCCAGTTGATGGAGATCCAGATAATGGAGTAGCACCTGGAACTGCTTTCGAAGATCTTCCAGAAGATTGGGTATGCCCTTTATGTTCAGCAGAAAAAGATGAATTTGAAGCAATTTAA
- a CDS encoding desulfoferrodoxin: MTKNEFFKCKDCNMVFEVVSEGKGCSAAGNDMVEKLEAKTQDASTEKHVPYVEEKENGYLVKVGKDAKHPMLEAHYIEFIEIIVDGDKLYRKYLKPGEEPEAFFEVPKGNKVVAYEYCNIHGLWKDR, from the coding sequence ATGACAAAAAATGAATTTTTTAAATGTAAAGATTGTAATATGGTATTTGAGGTAGTTTCTGAAGGGAAAGGATGTTCAGCAGCTGGAAATGACATGGTAGAAAAGTTAGAAGCTAAAACTCAAGATGCTTCAACTGAAAAACATGTTCCTTATGTAGAAGAAAAAGAAAATGGATACCTTGTAAAAGTTGGAAAAGATGCAAAACACCCTATGCTTGAAGCTCATTATATAGAATTTATTGAAATTATAGTAGATGGAGATAAACTTTATAGAAAATATTTGAAACCTGGTGAGGAACCAGAAGCTTTCTTTGAAGTGCCAAAAGGAAATAAAGTTGTAGCATATGAATATTGTAATATTCATGGATTATGGAAAGACAGATAA
- a CDS encoding putative acetyltransferase yields MILKELNRADLPLISEIVKLEEEAFGGKGGVDLWILKALLRYGKVFTLENEEKIISIVEYMQCFDKKEVFLYGICTLKEFRHMGNAKKIMNESEKYLREKGYEAISLTVDPENEIAIDMYKHLGYDIVEYQENEYGNGIHRYLMKKCINDLKTNLT; encoded by the coding sequence ATGATTTTAAAAGAATTGAATAGAGCAGATTTGCCTCTTATAAGTGAAATCGTGAAATTAGAAGAGGAAGCTTTTGGAGGAAAAGGAGGAGTAGATCTTTGGATATTGAAAGCTCTTCTTAGATATGGGAAAGTATTTACCTTGGAAAATGAAGAAAAAATAATATCAATAGTTGAGTATATGCAGTGTTTTGATAAAAAGGAAGTATTTCTTTATGGGATATGTACTCTAAAAGAATTTAGGCATATGGGAAATGCAAAAAAAATAATGAATGAAAGTGAAAAATATCTTAGAGAAAAAGGATATGAAGCCATTTCACTTACAGTGGATCCAGAAAATGAAATAGCTATAGATATGTATAAGCATTTAGGATATGATATAGTCGAGTATCAAGAAAATGAATATGGAAATGGAATCCATAGATATCTTATGAAAAAGTGCATTAATGATTTAAAAACTAACTTGACATAA
- a CDS encoding putative ADP-heptose:LPS heptosyltransferase — protein sequence MKILVIRLSSIGDIILTTPVLKAFKEKYPEAVIDFLVLDKFKDSIEGVPFINKVILFNKEKNDGLHNMEKFGKELKKNGYDYVFDLHSKIRSKVISKNIGVKTFTYRKRSWWKTLFVKMKLIKYKVDNTIVKNYFGAFKDFGLEYKGEDIYFAFSEKDMLYKEYGELPVMAPGASKNTKKWTKEGFGELANLIYKKYGKKTVLIGGNEDIELCNEIDKLSEGHTINMAGKLSLKQSGALLSRALFLVTNDSGPFHIARGVKCKTFVIFGPTSPEMFDFGNNTILIDKNVKCSPCSLHGDKECPKGHFDCMKQITGKEVFNTIENSAKI from the coding sequence GTGAAAATATTGGTTATCAGGCTTAGTTCAATAGGAGACATCATATTGACTACCCCTGTATTAAAAGCATTTAAAGAAAAATATCCAGAAGCAGTAATAGATTTTTTAGTTCTGGACAAATTTAAGGATTCTATAGAAGGAGTTCCATTTATTAATAAAGTTATCCTGTTTAATAAGGAAAAAAATGATGGACTTCATAATATGGAAAAATTTGGTAAAGAACTGAAAAAAAATGGATATGATTATGTATTTGATCTTCATTCTAAAATAAGATCAAAAGTTATTTCAAAAAATATTGGGGTAAAAACTTTCACTTATAGAAAAAGAAGTTGGTGGAAAACTCTTTTTGTAAAAATGAAATTAATAAAATATAAAGTTGATAATACAATAGTTAAAAATTATTTTGGTGCTTTTAAAGATTTTGGACTTGAATATAAAGGTGAAGATATATATTTTGCTTTTTCTGAAAAAGACATGTTATATAAAGAATATGGAGAACTCCCTGTAATGGCACCAGGAGCTTCCAAAAATACTAAAAAATGGACAAAAGAAGGATTTGGAGAATTAGCAAATTTAATCTATAAAAAATATGGAAAAAAGACTGTTCTAATTGGTGGAAATGAAGATATTGAACTCTGTAATGAAATAGATAAATTAAGTGAAGGTCATACAATAAATATGGCTGGAAAGCTTTCCCTTAAACAAAGCGGAGCACTTTTATCAAGAGCTTTGTTTCTTGTTACAAATGATTCTGGTCCTTTTCATATAGCAAGAGGTGTAAAATGTAAAACATTTGTAATATTTGGGCCTACTAGTCCAGAAATGTTTGACTTTGGCAATAATACTATATTAATAGATAAAAATGTAAAATGTTCACCTTGTAGTCTGCATGGTGACAAAGAATGTCCTAAGGGTCATTTTGATTGTATGAAACAGATAACAGGAAAAGAAGTTTTTAATACAATAGAAAATAGTGCAAAAATATAA
- the plsC gene encoding 1-acyl-sn-glycerol-3-phosphate acyltransferase, translating into MLGLILASSTGFFLFIFISIFYLPKIHFLSERKGVEYSRRKLKWLSRMVLGSLNVKLRVKYKNRRAINSLDKTKGIIFVCNHQSNLDIPAIVTALHMDVGFVAKHEMKSWPFFGTWMKKSNCVFLNRENPREGIKDMKKAVELIKKGYPTVIFPEGERTIDGSILSFKKGSFKLATETNGIIVPLTLKGTYNIQKRGNLKMNRGQLVTLVVDEPIFIEDIPKEELKNLNTKVRDIIVKNFEAI; encoded by the coding sequence ATGTTAGGTTTGATTTTAGCTTCATCAACAGGATTCTTTTTGTTTATATTTATAAGTATATTTTACCTTCCAAAGATTCATTTTTTAAGTGAAAGAAAAGGTGTAGAATACTCAAGAAGAAAATTAAAATGGCTTTCAAGAATGGTATTAGGAAGTCTGAATGTAAAATTAAGAGTAAAATATAAAAATAGAAGAGCAATAAATTCTTTAGATAAAACTAAGGGAATAATTTTTGTATGTAATCATCAAAGCAATCTAGATATACCAGCAATAGTTACAGCTTTACATATGGATGTAGGATTTGTAGCAAAACATGAGATGAAATCTTGGCCTTTTTTTGGAACGTGGATGAAAAAGAGTAATTGTGTTTTTCTTAACAGAGAAAATCCAAGAGAAGGAATAAAGGATATGAAAAAAGCTGTAGAACTTATAAAAAAAGGTTATCCTACTGTTATTTTTCCAGAAGGAGAAAGAACTATTGATGGAAGTATATTGAGCTTTAAAAAAGGAAGCTTTAAATTAGCAACTGAAACTAATGGGATAATAGTTCCACTTACATTGAAAGGCACATATAACATTCAGAAAAGAGGGAATCTTAAAATGAATAGAGGACAGCTTGTGACTTTAGTAGTAGATGAACCGATTTTTATAGAGGATATCCCTAAAGAAGAATTAAAAAATTTAAATACAAAAGTGAGAGATATCATTGTTAAAAATTTTGAAGCTATATAG